One Thermosipho africanus Ob7 genomic window, TTCCACTTCAAGGAGAAGATTTTGTAATATTTGGTGCAGGAGTAAAAAAGGAAAACGATAAATATTATACAAATGGTGGAAGAGTTTTGCATTGTGTTGCTTTTTCCGAGAATAAGGAAGAAGCAAAAAAAAGAGCATATGAAATTTCAGAAAAAATAGATTTTGATGGTAAGATATTTAGAAAAGATATTGGGGTGATCTATGCATGAAGTATACATATAAACAGGCGGGGGTAGATGTAAAAAAAGGAGATGAATTTGCAAAAATTATAAAGGAAAATGTAAATATTCCAGAGTGGATTTTAAAAGAACCTACTGGATATGCAACTGTTTTGCTTTTTACTACACCCCCAATTGCAGTTACTGCTGATGGTATAGGAACTAAGATTTTACTTCACATTGAGCATGGAACATTCAAGGAGGCAGCAAAAGATTTAATAGCTATGAATTATAATGATCTGATATGTGTTGGAGCAAAACCAATAGCATTCTTAGATTATATAGGCACACACAAGATTGGTGAAATTGAAAAGAAATTTATTGATGCACTTATTAAAGAGCTAAAAAATTGTGATATGTATTTGGTTGCAGGTGAAACAGCTGAGATGCCAGATATGTATCAAGAAAATCATTTTGATGTTGCAGGTTTTGCAATTGGCACACTTATAAAGAAATTTGAGCATTCTCATATAAAACCTGGTGATTATATTATGGCTTTAGATTCATCTGGTTTTCACTCAAATGGTTGGAGTCTTATTAGAAAGATAATTAGTGAAGAAAAGATAAACATAAAAGATTTACCTTTTGATATACTAAAAGGAACAAGAATTTATAAGGAAATTATACCTTATTTTGATAAAATAAAAGCAATGGCTCATGTTACTGGTGGAGGAATTACTAGAGCGTTGAGAAGGTTGCTTGGAAATTTAGGATATGAAATAAATATTGAAAAAAAGGAATTTGTAGATTGGATTTTAAAATACGTAGAATTTGACGAAGCTATTAATACCTTTAACATGGGATATGGTTTGTTATATGTCTCAGAAACAGATGAACTTCCTGGAAAAGTAGTTGGACGAGTAAAGGAAAGCGAAAGAGTAATAAAGTTTTAATTTATTCCATTCAAAAAAACATGGCTCTAGACGAGCCATGTTTTTTTTATATTAAATTGTAAGAATATGATTTTGTATTTTATCTTTGAAGACTTGACTCTTCATTTTTTGATTTATCCAGAATCTTCCACATATTAAATTTCGACAATTCCTATCCTTTATATTGCATTACAAATAGTGAAAAATAAACCGGTCTTTGATCTACATATTCTTGAACCTTTTAAACAATTTAAAAAATATAAATTTTTTGAAAACTATATCAAAAACAAATACTCGTTTAAAGAAATAATTATTTATTTTTCATAGGTAGATTCTAAACACCAAATCCTTCCATTGAAAGGCCGGTGATGTAAATTGTGTTTTTTTCTCATAGGTAGATTCTAAACTCTGGAGAGGCATTAAAACCGGTTTTTGTCAAAACAAGAGGACATGTTTTCATTCCTCATAGGTAGATTCTAAACGGGTATGAACCAGAAGAAGAGGGTCACAGTCCTCGCTCGCAGAATTGTTTTCATTCCTCATAGGTAGATTCTAAACTATATTATCTCTATCAAAAGAAGACAAAAGCTCTGTAATTACATGTTTTCATTCCTCATAGGTAGATTCTAAACTGAACCTGTGTTATATGCCCAACTCACTGGTAAATGTTTTCATTCCTCATAGGTAGATTCTAAACATGCAAATGAGAAATATTAAAAAAGAAATTGAAAAGAAGTATGGGTTTTCATTCCTCATAGGTATATTCTAAACGAAGGTATGTTAAAGTTACATGATAAATTACAAAACACAGTTTTCATTCCTCATAGGTAGATTCTAAACTGTTTTTTCTTCTCATGTGCTATTCCTTCTAATAGTGGTGTTTTCATTCCTCATAGGTAGATTCTAAACGTGTTTTATGTCTCTTGCTGGATCATTGAATTCCTCGGTGTTTTCGTTTTCATTCCTCATAGGTAGATTCTAAACTATAACACAAGAATTTATTTACGACGAAAACGACGCACAAGTTTTCATTCCTCATAGGTAGATTCTAAACTAAACAATTCAAGTATGCCATAGAAATAATCGTTAAGACCCAGTTTTCATTCCTCATAGGTAGATTCTAAACCAAGATTATTTAATCTACTACCAGATTTTGAGATAATAAAGGGTTTTCATTCCTCATAGGTAGATTCTAAACAAAGAATTTATATTTCGGACTAGTGAGCACGATATACAACTAGTGTTTTCATTCCTCATAGGTAGATTCTAAACTATATTATCTCTATCAAAAGAAGACAAAAGCTCTGTAATTACATGTTTTCATTCCTCATAGGTAGATTCTAAACAAGAAAAATTCGATTTACAAACACTATCAGGCATACGTGATGCAGTTTTCATTCCTCATAGGTAGATTCTAAACAAAAGGTTATTACACTGAACCTCATTATGACGATTGGAAACTGTTTTCATTCCTCATAGGTAGATTCTAAACTTTAACAGAAACAAGAAAAAGATACCTGCGCGCGCGATGGAAGTTTTCATTCCTCATAGGTAGATTCTAAACCCTTTTATAGCAGATTTAGAGTGGATTGTTAGACCAAACAACTTTGTTTTCATTCCTCATAGGTAGATTCTAAACCCTAATAATTTTGCAAAAATACTGGAA contains:
- a CDS encoding phosphoribosylformylglycinamidine cyclo-ligase; the protein is MKYTYKQAGVDVKKGDEFAKIIKENVNIPEWILKEPTGYATVLLFTTPPIAVTADGIGTKILLHIEHGTFKEAAKDLIAMNYNDLICVGAKPIAFLDYIGTHKIGEIEKKFIDALIKELKNCDMYLVAGETAEMPDMYQENHFDVAGFAIGTLIKKFEHSHIKPGDYIMALDSSGFHSNGWSLIRKIISEEKINIKDLPFDILKGTRIYKEIIPYFDKIKAMAHVTGGGITRALRRLLGNLGYEINIEKKEFVDWILKYVEFDEAINTFNMGYGLLYVSETDELPGKVVGRVKESERVIKF